Proteins from one Thalassophryne amazonica chromosome 20, fThaAma1.1, whole genome shotgun sequence genomic window:
- the pkib gene encoding cAMP-dependent protein kinase inhibitor beta encodes MTEVEPVLDFASSGRSGRRNALPDILGSPAGVNPGDLPLKLAELSLKDGPGGAQSPMAEEPPAPEETSEGKDGS; translated from the exons ATGACGGAAGTGGAGCCAGTGCTGGACTTTGCCTCCTCGGGCCGTTCGGGGAGAAGAAACGCCTTGCCAGACATCCTGGGCTCTCCGGCAGGCGTGAACCCCGGCGACCTGCCTCTAAAACTGGCCGAGCTGTCCCTCAAAG ATGGGCCAGGAGGTGCTCAGTCACCTATGGCGGAGGAGCCTCCAGCGCCAGAGGAGACCTCAGAGGGCAAAGACGGATCCTAG